The following are encoded in a window of Dysidea avara chromosome 4, odDysAvar1.4, whole genome shotgun sequence genomic DNA:
- the LOC136253497 gene encoding D-aspartate oxidase-like, whose translation MEKVKRPRIAVIGAGITGLPTAVMLTKILYKPEVTLIAEEFSPHITSDIAGAIIRPVVDNNEVGSRDSRRDQWTKVTFQHLYSLFSSPLAKTLDISLVSVYDVYEGEREDPWWKDYVLGFRHVGEEEMRVLQYPAGKNCWAYSTFTMISGSYLTWQMEQFKANGGVVVQRRLESLKEIDGTYDIIVNCTGLGSRQLVNDPEVYPVRGQAIVVKAPWIKTVFAEETEDGILTYVFPRADSVVLGGTADVGNWSTQVDPLVSKAIMERCCMYIPGLSTAEVVKEMVGLRPGRSKVRLEVDETTLKKSIIVHNYGHGGLGVTFFMGCALDAVKLVEHCLIQKGFTVNSKL comes from the coding sequence ATGGAGAAAGTGAAGCGACCTCGTATAGCAGTGATAGGCGCTGGAATAACCGGTCTACCTACTGCAGTGATGTTGACAAAGATTTTGTACAAACCGGAAGTGACACTGATAGCCGAAGAGTTTTCCCCACACATCACTAGTGATATTGCTGGAGCAATAATCCGACCTGTTGTGGACAACAACGAAGTAGGGTCACGTGATTCCAGAAGGGATCAATGGACTAAGGTTACTTTCCAGCACTTGTACAGCCTCTTTTCATCACCACTTGCAAAGACACTGGACATTTCTTTGGTATCTGTTTATGACGTGTATGAGGGTGAGAGAGAAGACCCATGGTGGAAGGATTACGTTTTAGGTTTTCGTCATGTTGGAGAGGAAGAGATGAGAGTTTTGCAATATCCTGCTGGAAAAAACTGTTGGGCTTATTCTACCTTCACGATGATCAGTGGTTCCTACCTAACATGGCAGATGGAACAGTTCAAAGCTAATGGTGGTGTAGTAGTCCAGAGGAGACTGGAGAGTCTAAAAGAAATTGATGGTACTTATGACATCATAGTGAACTGTACAGGACTAGGTAGTAGACAACTAGTGAATGATCCTGAAGTGTACCCAGTTAGAGGTCAGGCTATTGTGGTCAAGGCTCCATGGATCAAGACGGTCTTTGCTGAGGAGACAGAAGATGGCATACTAACATATGTATTTCCAAGAGCTGACAGTGTAGTATTAGGTGGTACTGCTGATGTAGGCAACTGGTCCACACAAGTAGATCCATTAGTTAGTAAAGCAATCATGGAGAGATGTTGTATGTACATTCCCGGACTATCTACAGCTGAGGTGGTGAAGGAGATGGTGGGACTTCGACCAGGCAGGAGCAAAGTCAGACTTGAAGTAGATGAAACAACTTTGAAGAAATCCataattgtacataattatggtcATGGTGGACTAGGAGTAACTTTCTTCATGGGGTGTGCTCTAGATGCTGTTAAATTAGTAGAACATTGCTTAATTCAAAAAGGGTTCACAGTGAACAGCAAACTGTAA